In one Achromobacter spanius genomic region, the following are encoded:
- a CDS encoding TetR/AcrR family transcriptional regulator, with the protein MAERGRPRNFDRDQALQKAMEVFWSKGYEGASLADLTEAMGINSPSLYGAFGSKEGLFREAVALYRDTAGGSSRRALQDGATARDGIQAMLMSAAERYTAPGTPPGCMIVLGAPSGSEHHDSVGGFLCDNRREMQSRIHARLTAGIDSGELPADTDLKGLAAFYTTVLHGMSIQARDGASRKTLQSVARQAMCAWDALTGSRPPSGVPPAGNARS; encoded by the coding sequence ATGGCAGAACGTGGGCGTCCCCGGAACTTCGACCGGGACCAGGCCTTGCAAAAGGCCATGGAGGTTTTCTGGTCGAAGGGATATGAAGGCGCATCGCTTGCGGATTTGACGGAGGCGATGGGGATCAACTCGCCCAGCCTATACGGCGCATTCGGCTCAAAAGAAGGACTATTCCGCGAAGCCGTGGCGCTGTACCGCGACACAGCGGGCGGGTCGTCGCGGCGCGCACTGCAAGACGGCGCCACCGCGCGCGATGGCATCCAGGCCATGCTGATGTCGGCGGCCGAACGCTATACCGCCCCCGGCACCCCGCCCGGCTGCATGATCGTGTTGGGCGCGCCGTCCGGCAGCGAGCACCACGACAGCGTCGGCGGATTCCTCTGTGATAACCGCCGCGAAATGCAAAGCCGCATTCACGCCCGTTTGACGGCAGGCATCGATAGCGGCGAGTTGCCTGCCGACACAGACTTGAAGGGCCTGGCGGCCTTCTACACGACCGTGCTGCATGGCATGTCGATCCAGGCGCGCGATGGCGCCAGCCGCAAGACGCTGCAATCCGTGGCGCGCCAGGCCATGTGCGCTTGGGACGCGCTGACGGGCAGCCGCCCGCCGTCGGGCGTCCCGCCGGCCGGCAACGCCCGTTCCTGA
- a CDS encoding 3-oxoacyl-ACP reductase family protein — MGNLNGNVAFVTGGSRGIGAAIVRRLAADGANVAFTYVSASSADTAQALARELSVDGRRVVAIQADAEDALAVRQAVEQAIDALGPVAVLVNNAGIFVTGGIGDTSLDDYERTMNINVRAPFVAIRTAQASMPDGGRIISIGSCLAERAGRPGVALYAASKSALIGLSQGLARDLGPRGITVNVVHPGPINTDMNPANGERAGDLVAVLSLPHYGEPRDIAGMVSFLAGPDGRYVTGASLSVDGGYAA, encoded by the coding sequence ATGGGCAACTTGAACGGCAACGTGGCATTCGTAACGGGCGGCAGCCGCGGCATCGGCGCGGCCATCGTGCGGCGCCTGGCCGCTGACGGCGCCAACGTGGCCTTCACCTACGTCAGCGCGTCTTCCGCCGACACGGCGCAAGCACTGGCCCGAGAACTGTCGGTGGACGGACGCCGGGTTGTCGCCATTCAGGCAGACGCCGAAGATGCTCTGGCAGTAAGACAAGCGGTAGAGCAGGCCATCGACGCACTGGGCCCGGTGGCTGTGCTGGTCAACAACGCAGGCATCTTTGTCACCGGCGGCATCGGCGACACCAGCCTGGACGACTACGAGCGCACCATGAACATCAATGTGCGCGCACCCTTCGTCGCCATTCGCACCGCGCAAGCATCCATGCCGGACGGCGGGCGCATCATCAGCATCGGCAGTTGCCTGGCCGAGCGCGCGGGCCGCCCGGGCGTGGCGCTGTATGCGGCCAGCAAGTCCGCGCTGATCGGCCTGAGCCAAGGCCTGGCGCGCGACCTGGGCCCGCGCGGCATCACCGTCAACGTGGTCCACCCCGGCCCGATCAATACCGACATGAATCCCGCGAACGGCGAACGCGCAGGCGATCTGGTCGCCGTGCTGTCCCTGCCGCACTACGGCGAACCGCGCGACATCGCCGGCATGGTGTCGTTTCTGGCGGGCCCCGATGGGCGGTATGTGACGGGGGCAAGCCTGTCGGTGGACGGCGGATACGCCGCCTGA
- a CDS encoding slipin family protein has product MFTQLAFYGPIVVLIIGIFALSIRILREYERGVIFTLGRFTGVKGPGLILMVPVIQQMVRVDQRMSVFDVPSQDVISRDNVSVKVNAVIYFRVIDPERSVIQVENFRQATSELAQTTLRSVLGKHDLDEMLSERDKLNNDVQEILDAQTDAWGIKMANVEIKHIDLNESMIRVIARQAEAERERRAKIIHAEGEEQAAQMLLNAARTLAQQPEAMQLRYLSTLAMIGAQNNSTIVFPFPTELGQVLKGMVGKSQGDASE; this is encoded by the coding sequence ATGTTTACGCAACTCGCCTTCTACGGCCCCATCGTTGTCCTGATAATCGGCATCTTTGCCCTATCCATCCGGATCCTGCGCGAATACGAGCGCGGCGTGATCTTCACGCTGGGCCGCTTCACCGGCGTCAAAGGCCCTGGCCTGATCCTGATGGTTCCGGTGATCCAGCAAATGGTGCGCGTGGACCAGCGCATGAGCGTCTTCGACGTGCCCAGCCAAGACGTCATCTCGCGCGACAACGTCTCGGTCAAAGTGAATGCCGTCATCTACTTTCGCGTCATTGATCCGGAACGTTCCGTGATCCAGGTAGAGAACTTCCGGCAAGCCACCAGTGAACTGGCGCAGACGACCCTGCGCTCGGTCCTGGGCAAGCATGACCTGGACGAAATGCTGTCGGAGCGCGACAAGTTGAACAACGACGTGCAAGAGATCCTGGACGCTCAGACCGACGCCTGGGGCATCAAGATGGCGAACGTGGAGATCAAGCACATCGACCTGAATGAAAGCATGATCCGCGTCATCGCCCGCCAGGCCGAGGCCGAACGCGAACGGCGCGCCAAGATCATCCACGCCGAAGGTGAAGAACAAGCCGCCCAGATGCTGCTGAACGCCGCCCGCACGCTGGCGCAGCAGCCCGAAGCCATGCAGTTGCGCTACCTGAGCACCCTGGCCATGATCGGCGCGCAGAACAACTCCACCATCGTGTTTCCCTTTCCCACCGAGCTTGGCCAGGTGCTGAAGGGGATGGTGGGGAAGAGTCAGGGGGATGCGTCGGAGTAG
- a CDS encoding NfeD family protein encodes MVIGRPQRPAARTPSMLCLLWGIALLWTLASASAWAETPPDSAQPRSAVVLSLDGIVGPATADYLVRGLAAAHEQNAAAVVLRIDTPGGLDVSMREIIRAILASPVPVLAYVSPNGARAASAGTYILYASHIAAMAPATNLGAATPVALGGGFSKPAEKDPGSADKSADKSADKPGDKSAAEQAERKPRAAPPKDASESKAVNDAVAYIRSLAALRGRNADWAEDAVRSAASLSARDAHAQKVVDLIADDIPSLLDQADGRTVKVGNTDTVLQTKGLRVQHREPDWRTRVLSVITNPNLALMLLMVGVYGLIFEFMNPGALYPGVVGTICLLVGLYALSALPLTYAGLALVLLGAVLMVAEIFTPSIGILGIGGAISFVLGSLLLVDTDAPAYEVSLPLVTGVAVASLGMTFLIARLALRSRRAPIVSGAEALIGQRIKVLSWEGEQGHVAAAGERWRAVGPAGLAPGDTVVIAAVHGVTLHVLAAPPLRPSEPAQGG; translated from the coding sequence ATGGTCATTGGTCGACCTCAGCGGCCGGCGGCCCGAACGCCTTCGATGCTCTGCCTTTTATGGGGCATCGCGTTGTTATGGACGTTGGCAAGCGCCAGCGCCTGGGCCGAAACCCCGCCAGATAGCGCTCAGCCACGATCCGCCGTGGTGCTGTCCCTGGACGGCATCGTCGGCCCCGCCACGGCGGATTACCTGGTTCGCGGCCTGGCGGCGGCACACGAACAGAATGCCGCCGCCGTGGTGCTGCGTATTGATACCCCCGGTGGGCTCGATGTCTCGATGCGCGAGATCATCCGCGCCATACTCGCGTCGCCGGTTCCGGTGCTTGCCTATGTCAGCCCCAACGGCGCGCGCGCGGCCAGCGCCGGCACCTACATTCTTTACGCCAGCCATATCGCGGCAATGGCCCCCGCAACGAATCTGGGGGCCGCCACGCCCGTTGCGTTGGGCGGAGGCTTTTCCAAGCCGGCCGAGAAGGATCCGGGTTCCGCTGACAAGTCCGCTGATAAGTCCGCCGACAAGCCTGGCGACAAGTCCGCGGCGGAGCAAGCCGAACGCAAACCACGCGCAGCGCCCCCCAAGGACGCCAGTGAATCCAAGGCCGTGAACGACGCCGTCGCCTACATCCGTTCTCTGGCCGCCTTGCGCGGACGCAATGCCGACTGGGCGGAAGACGCCGTGCGTTCAGCGGCCAGCCTATCAGCCAGAGACGCCCACGCGCAGAAGGTGGTTGACCTGATCGCCGACGACATCCCGAGCCTGCTGGACCAGGCCGACGGACGCACCGTCAAGGTCGGCAACACCGATACCGTGCTGCAAACCAAGGGGCTGCGCGTGCAGCACAGAGAACCCGATTGGCGCACCCGCGTGCTAAGCGTCATCACCAATCCCAACCTGGCGCTCATGCTGTTGATGGTGGGCGTATACGGCCTGATATTCGAGTTCATGAACCCCGGAGCGCTATATCCCGGCGTCGTCGGCACGATATGCCTGCTGGTCGGTCTCTATGCCTTGTCGGCGCTGCCGCTGACCTATGCCGGACTCGCCCTGGTCTTGCTGGGCGCCGTGCTCATGGTGGCGGAAATATTCACCCCATCAATCGGCATCCTGGGGATAGGCGGCGCGATTTCCTTCGTGCTGGGTTCCCTTTTGCTGGTGGACACGGATGCCCCTGCCTACGAGGTATCGCTACCCCTGGTGACGGGCGTAGCCGTGGCAAGCCTGGGGATGACGTTCCTGATCGCCCGACTGGCGCTGCGCTCGCGCCGCGCGCCGATCGTCAGCGGCGCCGAAGCGCTGATCGGGCAGCGCATCAAAGTGCTTAGCTGGGAAGGGGAACAAGGCCATGTAGCCGCGGCCGGAGAACGCTGGCGCGCGGTTGGCCCAGCAGGCCTGGCGCCAGGCGACACGGTCGTGATCGCGGCCGTGCACGGCGTGACCTTGCATGTGCTGGCGGCCCCCCCTCTTCGCCCATCCGAGCCTGCCCAGGGAGGATGA